The Medicago truncatula cultivar Jemalong A17 chromosome 7, MtrunA17r5.0-ANR, whole genome shotgun sequence genome includes the window aaccaattttgtttgtagtttttgatccctgcaaaatattttgtttttaaaaaaggtccctgcaaaattttttgtcagggactattttcaaaaacaaaaaattttgcagagactaaaaccaaaacgagacatatttgcagggactaaaatcatattttagcctaatattaataataattacagGCTTTGTAAATTGGTTTGGGCCAATCATCTTTGCACATCTTGTGCGGGGTGATCTATCTTGTTTCTTAATACATCTCATTttgccttgttaaaaaaatgataattacaCCAATACATGataaaatatagtaaaaatatcattctcacttattcatttatatatatttttaatacttgTGAAATTATCAAAAGAGTCGTTCATTAGAGGGGAGTAtcattcaaatatttatttgaagcTAGTACTTTTCAAGGAACGGGTTAGGTTGATGAATTAACTGCATAAGTTTCCATAGTCTAGGGACCTCATTTCGCCGAATGTGAGAatccattttgttttctttggtcCAACATTAAATCATTGTGTGAAAGCTTCACCACAACCTAATTGTCAATACCCACGATACACCACAATCTAATATAAGTCTATTATATTATAGCCATAGGGGAATGGTTCCCCATCATTTAAGATTTACTAGTACATTCCAAACTTTAGGTGTGTTCTAccaagaaaaaatatcatatagGTGTGAGTAAGAAAAATCCTTTAGGTTtggactttttttaaaattatagcTACTTCCACACCTAGAGGATAGCTTAAGCAAAATTATAGCTACTTCTCAATTTATATGTGAATAGCTTCAACAACCGAAGTTCTAAGTATAATATGACatgatatattaaaattataactaCTTCTCAAAGtcttaaaacaaaacataatgaATCAGAGTtttaatatatcatttcattttttttatgaagaatatataaatcatttcatattaGTTGGTATGTTGAAAAAGAAGTATACATagataaataacatattattgaTAATGGTAGGTATAATAGAACAAAAAtagttaatatttattatattataataaaatgaaattaaataaaaataaaaagcatgcAAGTTCCTCCTAAACCCTAGACCTCTGTAGAATTTAGGACAAGACTGACGATTCCAAGATTACCACTTTATACTTTGAGTGTTACCCCCTCCTCCCTACCAAATGTGTTTATTATCTCtcaatttcatcaataatataCAATgtgtttattatattataaaataatattaaatgctTATCACATAGGATGATATAGATTGGATGATGAACTTAATCGTGATCTCTTTATTGGCTTTTTTGATAAGGATATACCACTGAATGAGTTTATCTTCCTCAAAACACAGTTCTTAATGAAATATAATGTGGTGTTTTTACTCCACCCCATCGTGGACGGAAGCCCTAAAAATAGAGactttttgtattttatatgtAGGTAGATTGTCTATAAAATAACTTTCAGTCTCTTGATACTACAAGAATTTGAACTTTTATCCGGTCTctctcattcattttttttgtcttgtccCCGCcatttttcaaatcaaataataaacaatcattttttgtcatgtaaaatctcttttttatttttcaaaatcaaatgcaACAAAATACACGATGCAAAGTAATCTTATTGAAAAGTGTAACTTCAACCAAATACACGGTAGTTCATGTCAATTCCATCGTCAATCCAAACGAAAACTTAATTATCACTGCAtcaaaactatttaaaataaagCTTTTGCCACATACTACgccaaaagaaaaaggaactCCTCAGTCCCCACAGCCACAGTACAGTGTATGTGCAAGGAAAAAAGAAGGCAGTGCCTGGTAACGGTTATATGCTATATGTAGCCTTAGGccaataaggaaaaaaaattgattggttCATGATGACGAAATGCCAAAGTTTGACTTCATTCTAAAAATGAAGGCACCATACAAAACGCGGCACTCACATTCCTCTCTATTCTATTTCATTAGTTAATGATCCAAAGACCAAACAAACACCTACTCATAATATagcaataaaaatcaaatagaagAGTCAAAGctttaaaacaattttgaaataaaagttcaaaaatggaaaagaaaaacgGGAACAATACTACAAATTAAAGGTTCAATATTCAaccaacaattcatttcttGCCCACAAAACAATATAGTACTTCCTTATTATTTCAAAGGCAAGTGATATCTTTTTTGCTCAAGACAAGGACAACTCACTCAATGAACAACAAGTAAATAGTAATTCGATGTGTTCACATGGAAAAGGTTaattttttcccaccatggaaaagttggattcaattattagattaagtgaagaacatattcttaacatgctctctcaacattagatttttcttcacactatcttctaacaatttaaaaattctgaaaattaattttcagaaattaaaaaaattcatataatttttttttaattctgtaattcatttattgaatgttagattttttttttttttgaacccaCCCAAACTGACGAAGCATCCTCTCCGATAGATATCTCACCATGCGCTCTCCGAATCTCAGCCATCCAGAGTAAAGGCTGACCCGCTCAAACTGACATGTCTGATGGTGCCCTTCATATGGGGCCATGACAACCCTATTCAAATCCAGTGCATCGAGATAGTTTCTGTAGTGGTCCATTGTGCCTAAACCAGACAATGGTAAAAAAAAGCATCGCGCGTGGATACCGATTCTCTACATACTTTTCATAGACATCCTTACTTCCCATACTTGGGAAGTGATGAAACACCCAAGCCTGCACCAAAGACAAccacatataaatatacaaaccatATATacttacattttaaaaaataaaacatagtttttaatttataccTGCAACAAAGTCAGGTATCCTGCCACCTGACTGCAGTTCCAACGTGCAACATTATTGAGCTCCTTATACAAGTGAGCTAGTGCCGCAGCTCCCCATGAAAAACCAGAAACAAGATTGAGGTCTCTAAAGTACTTCAGGTACACAACATCCACAGCCCACTGGCTCTTGTCAGTGAAGATCGTGATTCCCATCAAGTACAACAAATATATGTGGACAATATGGTCCCGCAACCTCTCCACCTCCTTAGTCACACCATACTCCGCCTCCAAATCCCTCTGCTCCTTCAAACGCTCCTTGAAGATCTCCTCCAAGTAGCCAAATCGGCAATGCGCACCTTTGGTCATTTTGACCTCTCTACGAGCATCAAACGTACTAGACCCCAAGTACGTCTCCATAAATTACACCGTCTCGCCCCGTGATATGGACCCGTGGGACAGGAGCATGCCTTCAATGGGGATATGCAGCAAAGAGGCCACATCGTCAAGTGTGACTGTCACCTCCCTAAACTGAAGGTGGAAGCTGGAAGTCTCCTCGTGCCACCTATCCACAAAGGCACAAATTAAACAATGGTCAATCATGATGTAGCTGGTGTCTTGGAGCCAACCAAGGCTGGTGCACTGCAATTTGTTCTCCCACCACCGTGCAACCATGATAGGTTTGGTGTCATTATCATGCATCGCTTCTATCTTCTTTCCGTTGttgatgcattttaattttccacGCCActgcaaataattaaaattaataaagtgaGTTTAAACTCATGGGTTCACAAACAGATTTAACATTACATAAACACGCAGTTTCACAAATATCAACATCATTTTCACACAGATTAACATTAATTAAGTGAATTTAAAGTGAGTTTAACATTAATAAATACCTCGCCATCACCCGCCTTCCTGGCCACGTGCACATGGTACTTCCAAAGCAGGTCAGTCTCGTGTGGGCCACCGGGATAGTCATCTTGTGGCTCAAGGTCCACcaccttctccttcttctttcgCCTTTGCCGTGACTCAGCATCTTCCATTTCCTCGTCCATAGGATGCAACTCTCCTCAAGCTTCTGCTCCTCCATGTGCTGCAAGCCCACATCAGGCTGCTCTTGCTGCAAGTCCATATACTCTTGCTGCTCCGGCTGATGCTCGACATCAGCACGACGTCCTCCAGCACCCCGACGCCTCGGAGGAACACCACCTTCATCCTCCAGCTGTTGCCTACGTGCTCTCCTATGGGAAGCATGCCCTGCCTCCCTTACGCGCCGAGTATTAGATGCTGAACCTTCTGTAACATTCAAATTATGGTAATCAAACATCACAATCAAACAGCACAaaacataagcaaaaaaacGTTATGAGTTTGTCCGGATTTCGAACTCCTGAAGTTAACAATCTAGTCCGGAAAAACAAATCCTGATTACATCCAACCAAaattccaaaaaagaaaaaacaccaaattaacCATGCAAATGTACAGAAATCGAACTTACCTTCTATGATGTTTGACAAGGGTTGAAATGCGGTGCTTTTGAGCAACAAAACTCCAAATTTGGACAAGATTTGTGGTGTTCGGATTTTGGGAtaatgtagagagagagagagagagagagagagagagtgaatggTGAAATTGAAACTGTAAAAATGGGGGGTGAAGTTCCTTTTATACTTCGCAGTTGTCCTGATTTTATATTCCGAAACACGCATTCATGTTCCGGGTTATATAATCCAAAAGGCATTTTCGTAATTTGCATAGGGCGTGTGAGAAGGCCATAGGGTGGTAAAAGTAATAGTCTATTTATTTTGGTTAAGTAGTTCAGTGGccagagctcacacattttgaATGTGGAGAATGTGAGCTCACACatttgttgtttaatttttttttttttatcatatattgtttttataaatagctaaataaatatacaatcacgctttccttataaaaaaaaaatatatgcagcTACACGTCTACACTATACGATTCGCAAAACCTAACTCAAATGAAAATATCGATATTATTAGGTTTAACATATTTAACCGagtttaaactcaaaattaaatcTCGCAATTATACGTGTGAATaagttgaatttgatgtttGTCACTGTCTacaaatcaaaagaaatataaaattcttGTGTTTTATGACATACTTTTAAGGAGtaaaatttaaagttaaatttTGCCGTCCATTAAATTtcacatgttttgttttttcattctcttcACATGGTTTATTACATTTCTCAATTTTGTTTAGATCCAGTAGCAAACAAATGCTACGAAAAATTTACATAAACTTAAATTTGAATTcattgaaaatgtaaaatgaTGAGACTCACGTAGAGAATaagatttaaagaaaatattaaaaatataatagttttAGCGTTTCTCATACTTATATTAACAATTGAATTAGGTttcacttattaaaaaaaataaaaactgaactAGGTTTTCACGActtctcaatttattttttattccctttgttgcacttttttttttgaacaaattgttGCACTCTTTATCTACACacttaaatgtgattttttattttgttttggtataactattttttttatcaaatccgAAACTTTGTCCATGAACCAACGTCTACTCCCatagagaatagagagagaatttaaaaaaacaaaaagtcaaTTCTACCTTGAGTAAAAAACGGGTTAATAGTAGTACTTAGTCTTTTAGCCTATTACAGACGGAAGTTAATTaccttactaaaataaaatgacaaaaatgtaCATACATAGCTGGTGTAAGCATGATTCATAATGTTCTAAATAAATCCAATGTAAATCCAATCCAGCATGTACCTTTCTTTATCTGTCTTGTTTCCAAACCTGTTTCTTTCTCCAGAACCCAAGTAAGTAACTTTGACCCTCTCTCTTTAtctctcctctttttctcaCTCCAAATTTATTATAGATTCTACCATTACATTACTAGTAGTACCAAACCATCACTCACTTCCAACAATCTCTCTCTTAACAAACAAAACAAGACAAAGCAAACCTCAGATCTCTTTTCTCATGCTGCTGCTACTCAACAAAAAACACACGAAACGCCGTCGTATGTAACAAACAAATGAGGTGTAAGAAACATATTTCTGATTTCTCTAGCACCGTCGGCGTCTGCTCCACCTGTCTTAGAGAAAGACTCATAATCTTAATCCAAGCCCAAACCCAACTAACAAGACTCACCTCACGCGCTTCCGATGAATGTTCTAGAAACTCCGAAACAACCAATCATCTTCCACCACCGTTAATATTTCCACGCTCTGTTTCACCTTACGTCTCTCGCCGTAAATCTGATTACCCCACCGTTGGAGATCGTCGTGAAAGACTGTTTTACAGCACTCCGCAGTTAGGTCCGACGTTTTACGCAGGGGATTGTAACGTGAATTCCAACTCCAGGTcgttgaagaagcgtttgagcAAGTTTTGGAAATTCTCGAATCTGTTTAGGACTAGATCGGAGAAATTTCAATCTGATCCATCCTGTGAAGCGTCTTCTTCGGATTCATCTTCGTGGTTTTCTTCGATTTTACCTGCGAGAAAGAAGAATCGCGATCGGAATGTTATGGCAGAGGATTTTACCGTCGGAGCACGGCGGAGGCATCGTCACCGTCAATCTGATCGTGGAATGTCTCCGGTGAGAACAGAGGAGTTTGTTGATGAATGCGATCAGTGTCCGTCTGGGAGTGGTTACTCGTCGGAGTCCTCTCCGTGGTGGCGGAGAACGCCGTCGGTAAATGTTCCATCGGCGCGGCGTTCGAGGTTTGGACACGGGAAGAGCGCGTCAGGTTCGGGTATTTTTTGCATGAGTCCTTTGGTTCGGGCGAGTCCGAACCGGAGATGGAACCACAAGGGACTACCACCCGAGATGACTGTGGCGGCGGACGTTAGAGCTGCAGCGGTGAAGCCACATCTCTCTGCAGCGGCGTCGTTTTGTGCGAACCGTTCAAGGAAGCTTGCAGATTTTGGAAGAGTCAACGATAACCGTTGATTTGGTTGACTTTTTCATGTGAAACggtgatttgatttttcatttttcttcccaTATTCTTGATCGAAACAAAATGGagaattttaatcatttttttgtgGTTTTAAATTCTATTATTTGTATACACTATACTACAGTGTTAATTATTACAAGATAAACATAGTGgttgttttcttttgtattttaattttacaatataGTTAACATTCAATGTTTGTGAATTTGCAATTGCATGTTTGATCTGGTCCTCTGCATTTTCaattcagcaaaaaaaaaaaaacactctgcacttgtttcctttttttttatttttttttatatataaataattcaCATTCTAGCTGAATTAAGATTATTcgcatttttaatatttactgGTCTTCTTAGTTGAATACCTATAATAATTATTGCTGGAGTAATAATTTAGtactgtttttttaataagctttAATCATTTATTGTTAACTTGCTTTAAAGtaattttatacaaataaatacGAATATAGGAGTATCAATTTGAATTTGGCTtgtaataaaaatttatgaaatCTGTATGAGTTATTTGATTTTGTGAGTTTcattaatttgaaataaaagtcaTTAAACGTAATTTGTGATATTGTATATTGATGTTCAATTAAAGTTTAAGATGTTGtttctcatctctttctttaaaaaataaaaataaaatttgttgtaatgattattttctcttttgcgatttttttgaaaagtatatcatgaattaattaattaattgaatttgtacccaaaaaaatagtcaatttaatttatttattagttttataGCTACTTGTATTGAGTTGAGtcaaaagagataaaaaaaattgtgcaagtGTTTAGAAGATTATAAAgacacttattttaattaatctCTATGTTGATGAGATTCTACTTTGGATGCAGAAAATCGGCAAGTATAATCAAGATTAAACTTATAACGCTTCAAAGATTATAAAGACACTTATTTTAAGATTCTAAAGATAGTAAAACATCAAATTGATGTTTGGTCAGAATGGGGTTTTTCTTACGGTAGCTTGAATGgtgacatttaatattaaatcaatataaaaaaatatatttggtgTGATTGGTAAATTTGCAAACGAAGGATGATAATGATCCCAccagagtaaaaaaaaatactaataagaTAATGATTCCAAAATGGTGGGAGAAGCGCGTCTAAACCATTGAACAAAAGTACCGTAAGATAGTGCTTATGAAATCATCAATGAACAAAGGAAGTGcaaattgaaaatgaagaatGATTGTTATTGGAGAAATTAGAACATTCTTTCATCGAGTTAAATGTTGGAGATTGATATTTGTAAATATTCTGACGTTCAAGTTAGTAAGAGAACAAAAAATCGTTATAGATCGAAAAATATGTAGCTTATATGTTGTACTTTTTACAAATTGATGTTTTATAGTATTGAAAAGAAGTCGTTAGAGAGTGATGGATCAAACTTTATGAATAGCGCTTTCAAGGCTTGGATTCGATAGCCATTGGAAAGCGTTTCGAGCCGTTGAAGCACTATGAGTCGAAGATGAACGAAAACATTTATCGTGTTGGATTGGATCTTTGTAGAAATGAACGTCGAGATAATGTAGGGTT containing:
- the LOC112416687 gene encoding uncharacterized protein; this translates as MRCKKHISDFSSTVGVCSTCLRERLIILIQAQTQLTRLTSRASDECSRNSETTNHLPPPLIFPRSVSPYVSRRKSDYPTVGDRRERLFYSTPQLGPTFYAGDCNVNSNSRSLKKRLSKFWKFSNLFRTRSEKFQSDPSCEASSSDSSSWFSSILPARKKNRDRNVMAEDFTVGARRRHRHRQSDRGMSPVRTEEFVDECDQCPSGSGYSSESSPWWRRTPSVNVPSARRSRFGHGKSASGSGIFCMSPLVRASPNRRWNHKGLPPEMTVAADVRAAAVKPHLSAAASFCANRSRKLADFGRVNDNR